A genomic region of Deltaproteobacteria bacterium contains the following coding sequences:
- a CDS encoding Hsp20 family protein, with amino-acid sequence MNQSKRLGIFLFVLGVLTGSFSVLILNYFKPFNTKYGNIRELLRNNKPKSLADLLMGGSPFEEFSKKFSNSMDEMDNEKPNEDPQNFHFNFGINSDQQIETSEDEKFYYFTLKLNDLKAKTLNVNVENNQVIIQAQLESSQSDENSSHSVSQSFTKSFPAPPNAQLDKIEVENKDSKVLIKIPKTQ; translated from the coding sequence ATGAATCAATCAAAGCGGCTAGGAATTTTTCTATTTGTATTGGGAGTTTTAACAGGATCTTTTTCGGTACTTATTTTGAATTATTTTAAACCTTTTAATACTAAATATGGGAATATCCGTGAATTACTAAGAAATAATAAACCAAAATCATTAGCAGATCTTTTAATGGGTGGCAGCCCCTTTGAAGAGTTCTCAAAAAAATTCTCAAATTCGATGGATGAAATGGATAATGAAAAGCCCAATGAAGATCCGCAAAATTTTCATTTTAATTTTGGAATAAATAGTGATCAACAGATAGAAACTAGTGAAGATGAAAAGTTTTACTATTTCACCCTAAAATTAAATGACCTCAAAGCAAAAACTCTCAATGTGAATGTAGAGAATAACCAAGTCATTATCCAGGCACAATTAGAAAGTAGCCAGTCGGATGAAAACTCATCTCACTCGGTCTCTCAAAGCTTCACAAAATCCTTCCCTGCGCCACCCAATGCCCAATTAGATAAAATAGAGGTGGAAAATAAAGATTCCAAAGTACTCATTAAAATCCCCAAGACTCAGTAG
- the cysK gene encoding cysteine synthase A — translation MRVFEDITKTIGQTPLVKMQRLGKDLPGQLLLKLEFFNPLGSVKDRIGLNMIEQAELSGKLKLGMEVIEPTSGNTGIALAFVCAAKGYSLTLTMPETMSKERRTLLLLLGAKVILTPGLLGMKGAVAKARELNEKNSNSFMPSQFDNPSNPAIHKETTALEIWRDTDGQVDVLVSGVGTAGTISGIGSVLKAKKPSVKVIAVEPTESPVLSGGKPSPHKIQGIGAGFIPKNYDSKIVDAVEQVSSEESLSTAREVIKKEGIPVGISSGAAIAVGLRIAAKAENAGKKIVVIVPSYTERYLSTLLAQAEREQAESLPVASIDEKYL, via the coding sequence GTGAGAGTTTTTGAAGACATTACCAAAACAATTGGACAAACACCCTTGGTTAAAATGCAACGATTAGGTAAGGATTTACCTGGACAATTGCTTTTAAAATTAGAATTTTTTAACCCTTTGGGTTCAGTCAAAGACCGCATTGGTCTAAATATGATCGAGCAAGCTGAGCTCAGTGGAAAATTAAAATTAGGAATGGAAGTCATTGAGCCTACAAGTGGTAATACAGGTATTGCATTAGCTTTTGTCTGTGCCGCCAAAGGGTATTCTTTAACCTTGACGATGCCAGAGACCATGTCAAAAGAAAGAAGGACTTTGTTATTGCTCTTGGGTGCCAAGGTGATTTTGACACCAGGTCTTTTAGGTATGAAAGGTGCTGTCGCCAAAGCAAGGGAATTAAACGAAAAAAATTCCAATTCCTTTATGCCGTCTCAGTTTGATAACCCGTCCAATCCCGCAATACATAAAGAAACCACAGCGCTCGAAATCTGGCGTGATACCGACGGTCAAGTGGATGTTCTGGTGAGTGGAGTAGGAACCGCCGGCACCATCTCGGGAATTGGAAGTGTTTTAAAAGCAAAAAAACCTTCTGTAAAAGTCATTGCCGTGGAGCCAACGGAGTCCCCAGTGTTGAGTGGAGGTAAACCCTCACCTCATAAAATTCAAGGGATTGGAGCCGGTTTTATTCCTAAAAATTATGATTCTAAAATTGTCGATGCTGTTGAGCAGGTCTCTTCCGAAGAGTCCTTAAGCACGGCCCGTGAAGTGATAAAAAAAGAAGGAATCCCTGTAGGCATAAGCTCGGGAGCTGCCATTGCTGTTGGCCTCAGAATAGCTGCCAAAGCTGAAAATGCTGGAAAAAAGATTGTGGTTATCGTTCCCAGTTATACCGAAAGATACTTGTCGACTTTGCTCGCTCAGGCAGAGCGAGAACAGGCAGAAAGTCTTCCTGTTGCAAGCATTGACGAGAAGTATTTATAA
- a CDS encoding DUF1343 domain-containing protein, translating into MNIDSHHQDFKFGIDVLLSNSQLKNDLRNKRVSLVAHPASVTRGLTHSLDALIHNGFSMVSCFGPQHGMRGEKQDNMIESDDYLDPIHKIPVYSLYGKVRRPKSEWMTSFDVCLFDLQDVGTRIYTFLTTLLYMMEACQAHQKELWILDRPNPAGRQVEGLTLRQGWQSFVGAAEIPMRYGMTLGEIAFWFKDHFKFELELKLIKMENYGFKKPWPENTPWVNPSPNASNVFMARCFPGTVLFEGTTLSEGRGTTRPLELFGAPEINMTKVLKLMNEMAPQWMKGCLLRPCFFEPTFNKHQKELCSGIQIHVDGSFYKEEEFQPYRLVVLFLKSLRVIYPEYPIWRNFSYEYVDDKLAIDIINGSTLLREWVDNPNSQISDFEKMCQEDERNWLKERTKYLLY; encoded by the coding sequence ATGAATATAGATAGCCATCATCAAGATTTTAAATTTGGAATAGATGTTTTACTTTCGAACTCTCAACTTAAAAATGATTTAAGAAATAAAAGGGTTTCCTTGGTGGCTCATCCAGCTTCCGTGACGAGAGGTTTAACCCACAGCCTGGATGCTTTGATCCATAATGGATTTTCAATGGTATCCTGTTTTGGTCCTCAGCATGGAATGAGGGGTGAAAAACAAGATAACATGATTGAAAGTGACGATTATCTTGATCCGATCCATAAAATTCCAGTCTATAGCCTTTATGGAAAAGTGAGAAGACCTAAATCTGAGTGGATGACTTCCTTTGATGTCTGTTTGTTCGATTTGCAGGATGTGGGAACTCGTATTTATACTTTTCTTACGACTTTACTCTACATGATGGAAGCTTGTCAGGCCCATCAAAAAGAACTTTGGATTCTGGATAGACCAAATCCAGCTGGCAGACAAGTCGAAGGCTTAACCTTACGCCAGGGCTGGCAAAGTTTTGTGGGGGCCGCTGAAATTCCCATGAGGTACGGAATGACCTTGGGTGAAATCGCTTTTTGGTTTAAAGATCATTTTAAATTCGAGTTGGAATTAAAATTGATTAAAATGGAAAATTACGGCTTTAAAAAACCATGGCCTGAAAACACACCGTGGGTAAATCCAAGCCCCAACGCATCGAATGTTTTTATGGCTCGATGTTTCCCTGGTACCGTACTGTTTGAAGGGACCACCCTTTCTGAGGGAAGAGGAACGACGAGACCCTTAGAATTATTTGGAGCTCCAGAAATTAATATGACCAAGGTATTGAAACTCATGAATGAAATGGCTCCACAATGGATGAAAGGCTGTTTGTTGAGACCTTGTTTTTTTGAGCCTACATTTAATAAACATCAGAAAGAACTTTGCAGCGGAATTCAAATCCATGTCGATGGTAGTTTTTATAAAGAAGAAGAATTCCAGCCATATAGGCTTGTTGTTTTATTTTTAAAATCTTTGAGAGTTATTTACCCTGAGTACCCAATTTGGAGAAATTTTTCTTACGAGTATGTTGATGACAAGTTAGCCATAGACATTATCAATGGAAGTACGTTGTTAAGGGAATGGGTTGATAATCCAAACTCGCAAATTTCAGATTTTGAAAAAATGTGTCAAGAGGATGAAAGAAATTGGCTTAAGGAAAGAACGAAATACTTGCTTTACTGA
- a CDS encoding LTA synthase family protein yields the protein MNFEKKILNWQLLRVYFWALIILMFSYSVLRACFLYWNWNQFKNMNFIDITYAFFIGLRFDLCAVGLLFLPAFLLTFLVGIWLESRTWKKFFLFSVLLIQIPFWILNYIDIEFFNFIGRRVTLAGLFIFTEAKGKMTSFFSTYGFWIFIICLMILGFIYLLMRFIKVIKFENDPKNSKLSYALTHFLFLIPLIVFARGGIQLKPIDFVFASVFTSPVLNNLVLNSTFSIIKSADKDKISPVQFYAKEEEYFSLLNGYKEKKSLLEGHRPLERQNVVIFILESFAFEFMGDVNNQKGYTPFLDDIAKKGLLFKNAFANGRRSIEGISSIMAGIPAMMSEPFISSEFSSNYFLGAGSLLEPLGYETSFFHGGHNGTMYFDKFINSAGIPKYFGASEYPGISDDNDKVWGIFDEPFLKFFGEKLGAGKKPFFSALFTLSSHHPYTVPEALKGRFIKGPLEILESIQYTDYALKIFFETYKNQKWFKNTLFIFTADHTQKNLLPEFNNEIGRYKVPILFYHPHFKWPQVDLDLPVQHIDILPSVMDFLNLPMKQKILLGESVFKPDPEKTVTLFQDGNYFLINKKNILFWNQRDPVKIFDSTDWNLKTDNLELEKKEDVDHLDRKLKASIQYFNKGLWDNRLYFPNK from the coding sequence ATGAATTTCGAAAAAAAAATTTTAAATTGGCAACTTTTGAGGGTTTATTTCTGGGCTCTGATAATTTTAATGTTCAGTTACTCTGTTTTGAGGGCTTGTTTTTTGTATTGGAATTGGAACCAATTCAAAAATATGAATTTCATTGATATCACCTATGCATTTTTTATAGGTCTACGATTTGATTTGTGTGCTGTGGGACTATTGTTTTTACCCGCGTTTCTCTTGACCTTTCTTGTTGGTATTTGGTTGGAATCCCGGACTTGGAAAAAATTTTTCCTTTTTTCGGTACTTCTTATTCAAATTCCTTTTTGGATTTTAAATTATATTGATATCGAGTTTTTTAATTTTATTGGCAGGCGAGTCACTTTGGCTGGTCTTTTTATTTTTACCGAAGCCAAAGGGAAAATGACCAGTTTTTTTTCTACCTACGGGTTCTGGATTTTTATTATTTGTCTCATGATTCTTGGATTTATTTATCTTCTGATGAGATTTATTAAGGTTATAAAATTTGAAAATGATCCTAAAAACTCAAAACTTTCCTATGCCTTGACCCATTTTCTATTTTTGATTCCATTGATTGTTTTTGCTAGAGGAGGCATACAATTAAAACCCATCGATTTTGTTTTTGCAAGTGTGTTTACCTCTCCGGTACTGAATAATCTGGTCTTGAACTCCACTTTTTCCATAATTAAAAGTGCAGATAAAGACAAAATTTCTCCTGTTCAATTTTACGCCAAAGAAGAAGAGTATTTCTCCCTTCTGAATGGTTACAAAGAAAAAAAATCTCTACTTGAGGGACATCGGCCATTAGAAAGACAAAATGTGGTTATTTTTATTCTTGAAAGTTTCGCCTTTGAATTTATGGGAGATGTAAATAATCAAAAAGGTTATACCCCCTTTCTGGATGATATAGCTAAAAAGGGATTATTATTTAAAAATGCCTTTGCCAATGGAAGAAGGTCTATCGAGGGAATATCTTCGATCATGGCAGGAATACCAGCGATGATGAGTGAGCCATTTATCTCATCAGAATTTTCTTCAAATTACTTTTTAGGGGCTGGTTCACTGTTAGAGCCTTTGGGTTATGAAACCAGCTTTTTTCATGGGGGCCATAATGGAACTATGTATTTTGACAAATTCATTAACAGTGCAGGAATTCCAAAATATTTCGGGGCAAGCGAATATCCTGGGATAAGTGACGACAATGATAAAGTCTGGGGAATATTTGATGAGCCCTTTTTAAAATTTTTTGGCGAAAAATTGGGGGCCGGAAAAAAACCATTTTTTTCGGCTTTGTTTACCTTAAGTTCTCATCATCCTTACACGGTTCCTGAGGCTTTAAAAGGAAGATTTATAAAAGGACCATTGGAAATATTAGAGTCTATTCAGTACACAGATTACGCATTAAAAATCTTTTTTGAAACTTACAAGAATCAAAAATGGTTTAAAAATACTTTATTTATTTTTACGGCTGATCATACCCAAAAGAATTTACTCCCTGAGTTTAATAATGAAATAGGCAGATACAAAGTTCCTATTCTATTTTATCATCCCCATTTTAAGTGGCCACAAGTTGATTTAGATTTACCTGTCCAGCATATCGATATTTTGCCGTCAGTAATGGATTTTTTAAACCTGCCAATGAAACAAAAGATTTTATTAGGAGAAAGTGTTTTTAAGCCAGATCCTGAAAAAACGGTGACACTTTTTCAAGATGGCAACTATTTCTTAATAAATAAAAAAAATATTCTTTTTTGGAATCAAAGGGATCCAGTAAAAATATTTGATTCTACAGACTGGAATCTCAAAACAGATAATTTGGAGTTAGAAAAAAAAGAAGATGTGGATCATCTAGACCGGAAGCTCAAAGCCTCCATTCAGTATTTTAATAAGGGATTGTGGGACAATCGATTGTATTTCCCAAATAAATAA
- a CDS encoding BolA/IbaG family iron-sulfur metabolism protein: protein MTQDELLLKLKSKYPQAHIKVHSEDNVHFEVYIESSSFAGLSRIEQHQQVMMAVDQELKSGELHAIAIKTKII, encoded by the coding sequence ATGACTCAAGACGAACTTTTATTAAAGTTAAAATCAAAGTACCCTCAAGCTCATATTAAAGTCCATTCAGAGGACAATGTCCATTTTGAAGTTTATATCGAGAGCAGTTCTTTTGCCGGCTTAAGTCGTATTGAACAGCATCAACAAGTCATGATGGCTGTTGATCAAGAGCTTAAGAGCGGGGAATTGCACGCCATCGCCATCAAAACAAAAATTATTTAA
- the grxD gene encoding Grx4 family monothiol glutaredoxin codes for MPLVKEKIDNLLNENKVVLFMKGTKNSPMCGFSARACAILQDLGVHFHDVNILEDEEMRAGIKEYGNWPTIPQLYVHKKLVGGSDIMMEMYETGELQDLLK; via the coding sequence ATGCCGTTAGTTAAAGAAAAAATCGATAATCTATTAAATGAAAACAAAGTAGTTCTCTTTATGAAAGGGACGAAAAATTCTCCTATGTGTGGCTTTTCTGCCAGAGCCTGTGCCATTCTTCAAGACCTGGGTGTCCACTTCCACGATGTCAATATCCTGGAAGACGAAGAAATGAGAGCTGGAATCAAGGAATATGGTAACTGGCCAACCATTCCACAGCTTTATGTACATAAAAAACTAGTAGGCGGTTCTGACATCATGATGGAAATGTACGAGACTGGCGAGCTTCAAGATTTATTAAAGTAA